TCTGTCCGGCAAGAAGGACACCCTCGCCCGCATCGTCCGCATCGGGGAGCGCACCTCCGTCCTGCGCCGCACGGCCGACGACGACGACCCGTACGAGCGCGTGGTCGTCGCCAACGCGGACCAGCTCGCCATAGTCACCGCTCTCGCGGACCCCGAGCCGCGCCCCCGCATGATCGACCGCTGCCTCGTCGCCGCGTACGACAGCGGCCTCGACCCGCTCCTCGTGCTTACCAAGTCGGACCTCGACCCGCCGGACAAGCTCCTGGAGATGTACGGGGCGTTGGGCGTCCCCTACGTCGTCACCAGCCGGGACGAGCTGGAGAGCGGGGCGGCGGTCGCCCGGGTGCGCGAGCAGCTCGACGGCAAGATCACCGTGTTCGTCGGCCACTCCGGCGTCGGCAAGACGACGCTGGTGAACGCGTTGGTGCCGAAGGGCAGCCGGCGTACGACGGGCCATGTCAACGCGGTCACGGGCCGCGGCCGGCACACCACGACGTCCGCGCTCGCGCTGCCGCTGCCCGACGACAGCGGCTGGGTGATCGACACCCCGGGCGTGCGCTCCTTCGGTCTGCACTATGTCGACCCGTCCCGCGTCATCCACGCCTTCCCCGACCTGGAGCCGGGCACGGAGAACTGTCCGCGCGCGTGCAGCCACGACGAGCCGGACTGCGCGCTCGACGAGTGGGTCGCTCAGGGACATGCCGATCCCGCGCGTCTGTACTCACTGCGGCGGCTGCTCGCCACGAGGGAGCGACGCGAGGGCGACTGACCTCAGCGTTGTTTGCGACCGCCCCGCGACGGTAAGTGCATACTCGCACCAAGCCGGACGCAAGATCGAAAGCGTACGAAGCGGTCACGGAAGTCGAAGATGCTGGAGGCAAGCACATGGCGTGGCTGCTGGTCATCGTGGCGGGGATTCTCGAGACCGGCTTCGCGGTCTGCCTGAAGCTCTCGCACGGCTTCACCCGGCTCTGGCCGACGATCGCGTTCTCGTGCTTCGCCCTCGGCAGCTTCGGCCTCCTCACGCTCGCGCTGCGCAAGCTCGACGTGGGTCCCGCGTACGCGGTGTGGACGGGCATCGGCGCGGCGGGCACCGCGATCTACGGCATGGTCTTCCTCGACGACCTGGTCTCCACCCTCAAGCTCGTCTCGATCTCGTTCGTGATCGTCGGTGTGATCGGGCTTCAGCTGTCGGGCTCGGCGCACTGAGCCGCCACGCTCACACGACGTCCCGTACGCGCGGGAAGTGGCAGGCAGCGCTCTGCTTCCCGGCCACCGGGCTCGCGGGCACCTCGCGCTCGCAGCGTTCCCTGTCGGCCCCGGGCAGGTCCGCGTAGACGGGGCAGCGCGCCCGGAAACGGCATCCTTCGTAGCGCCGCGTCGGGCTCGGCGGATCCCCGGCGAGCAGGATCCGGTCCCGCTGCCGTACCCGCTCCCGCTCGGGGTCGGGCAGCGGCACCGCGGACAACAGTGCCTGGGTGTAGGGGTGCAGAGGCCCCTCGAAGACGTCGGCCACGGGCCCGGACTCGACGGTCCGCCCCAGGTACACGACGCTCACACGGTCCGCGATGTGCCGCACGACGGACAGGTCGTGCGAGACGAAGAGATAGGCGAGGCCGAGTTCCGCCTTGAGCCGCTGGAGCAGGTTGAGGACGCCCGCCTGTACGGAGACGTCGAGAGCGGAGACGGGTTCGTCCAGGACGAGCAGCTCCGGCTCGACGGACAGAGCCCGCGCGATCCCGACGCGCTGCCGCTGGCCGCCGGAGAACTCGTGCGGAAAGCGCTCAGCGTCGGCGGGGTCGAGGCCGACCTGTTCCAGGAGTACGGGGATCCGGCGCGCGATCGCCGCCCGGTCCGCGCCCTGGGCGCGCAGCGGCTCGGTGATGATGTCGCCGACCGGCATCCGGGGATCCAGGGAGGCCATCGGGTCCTGGAACACGATCTGCACGCGCCGCCGCAACGCCGCCCGCCCCGCCTTCCCGAGCCCGCCCACGGACTGCCCGAACAGCTCGACGTCCCCGGCCTCGGGCCGTGCCAGTTCGAGGAGTTCGAAGAGGGTGGTGGACTTCCCCGACCCGGACTCGCCGACGAGCGCGAGGGTCTCTCCGCCGCGGATGTCGAGGTCCACCCCGTCGACGGCGTAGACGCTCCCGACCCGCCGCCTGAAGGCGCTCCCCTTGAACACGGGAAACGTCCTGGCAAGCCCACGCACCTTCAACACGGGCTCCGCCGGGGGGCGTTCACCGCGTTCGGGGATCCCGGGCACGGGGAAGACGTCCTGCGGGGCGAGTCCACGAACCTCATCGGCGCGCACACAGGCGGCAAGGTGAGGCGCCGCCGCACCCGCAACGGCCCGCAACGGAGGCACCTCGCTCAGACACGCCTCCACCGCCAAGGGGCACCTGGGCGCGAACGCGCACCTCCCGCCCAACTCTCCGCCCCCCGGCGGAGCCCCCGGCACGGGTACCAGCACGTCCGCCGCCCCGTCGAGCCGCGGCACCGCCCCCATCAGCCCCAGCGTGTAGGGCATCCGGGCCTCCCGGAACACGTCGTCCACGGGCCCGCTCTCGACCACACGGCCGGCGTACATCACCGTCACCCGGTCGGCCATCCCCGCGATGACCCCCAGGTCATGGCTGACCAGCACGACGGCCGCACCCGTCTCCCGCTGAGCCGTCCGCAGTACGTCGAGCACCTGGGCCTGGATCGTCACGTCGAGCGCCGTCGTCGGCTCGTCGGCCACGATGACGTCGGGGTCGTTGGCCATGGCCATCGCGATCATGGCCCGCTGGCGCATGCCCCCGGAGAACTCGTGCGGGAAGGCGTCGGCGCGCGCGGCCGGTTCCGGGATCCCTACGAGGTCGAGCAGCTCAACGGCGCGTGCCCGCGCCGCTCGTCCGGACACTTTCTGGTGGGCCCGCACGGCCTCGGCTATCTGGTCCCCGATCCGGTACACGGGCGTGAAGGCCGACAGGGGGTCCTGGAACACCATCCCGATCCGGCTGCCGCGCACCCGTGAGAGATCCCGGTCGGACGCGCCGACCAGCTCCTGCCCGTCGAGCCGCACCGATCCGCGGACGGCGGCGCCGGCGGGCAGCAGGCCGAGGAGGGCCAGCGCGGTCGCGGACTTGCCCGACCCCGACTCGCCCACCAGGCCGAGGACCTCTCCCCGCTCCAGCGCCAGGTCCACGCCGCGTACTGCGGGCTTCCCGTCGAAGTCGACCTGGAGCCCGGACACCTCAAGCAGCACGGCGCACACCCTTCCTCGTGGCGGCCGCGCTCGTCGGATCGAACGC
The DNA window shown above is from Streptomyces sp. NBC_01445 and carries:
- a CDS encoding DMT family transporter, which codes for MAWLLVIVAGILETGFAVCLKLSHGFTRLWPTIAFSCFALGSFGLLTLALRKLDVGPAYAVWTGIGAAGTAIYGMVFLDDLVSTLKLVSISFVIVGVIGLQLSGSAH
- the rsgA gene encoding ribosome small subunit-dependent GTPase A encodes the protein MRRYGKNPDEDDIRVRPNRKGNRPRTNIRPKHEDAADGMVLTVDRGRLTVLIDDIPVTAMKARELGRKAAVVGDQVSVVGDLSGKKDTLARIVRIGERTSVLRRTADDDDPYERVVVANADQLAIVTALADPEPRPRMIDRCLVAAYDSGLDPLLVLTKSDLDPPDKLLEMYGALGVPYVVTSRDELESGAAVARVREQLDGKITVFVGHSGVGKTTLVNALVPKGSRRTTGHVNAVTGRGRHTTTSALALPLPDDSGWVIDTPGVRSFGLHYVDPSRVIHAFPDLEPGTENCPRACSHDEPDCALDEWVAQGHADPARLYSLRRLLATRERREGD
- a CDS encoding dipeptide ABC transporter ATP-binding protein, whose amino-acid sequence is MCAVLLEVSGLQVDFDGKPAVRGVDLALERGEVLGLVGESGSGKSATALALLGLLPAGAAVRGSVRLDGQELVGASDRDLSRVRGSRIGMVFQDPLSAFTPVYRIGDQIAEAVRAHQKVSGRAARARAVELLDLVGIPEPAARADAFPHEFSGGMRQRAMIAMAMANDPDVIVADEPTTALDVTIQAQVLDVLRTAQRETGAAVVLVSHDLGVIAGMADRVTVMYAGRVVESGPVDDVFREARMPYTLGLMGAVPRLDGAADVLVPVPGAPPGGGELGGRCAFAPRCPLAVEACLSEVPPLRAVAGAAAPHLAACVRADEVRGLAPQDVFPVPGIPERGERPPAEPVLKVRGLARTFPVFKGSAFRRRVGSVYAVDGVDLDIRGGETLALVGESGSGKSTTLFELLELARPEAGDVELFGQSVGGLGKAGRAALRRRVQIVFQDPMASLDPRMPVGDIITEPLRAQGADRAAIARRIPVLLEQVGLDPADAERFPHEFSGGQRQRVGIARALSVEPELLVLDEPVSALDVSVQAGVLNLLQRLKAELGLAYLFVSHDLSVVRHIADRVSVVYLGRTVESGPVADVFEGPLHPYTQALLSAVPLPDPERERVRQRDRILLAGDPPSPTRRYEGCRFRARCPVYADLPGADRERCEREVPASPVAGKQSAACHFPRVRDVV